CTCTTGTTCCATGGTTTGGTTCGCGCCGCAGTCCTGCAGTTCGGGAGGCCGGTCAGCCGTCAACAGAACCAAGGGTAAAGCAGAGTGGGACGCTTCCGCAACGGCAGGCCAATAATTCGCGACTGCTGTGCCGGAAGTACAAATCACAGCGGCGGGATGACCGGCACGCGAAGAGCCTAAAGCGCAATAAGCGGCCCCTCGCTCGTCGAAATGGACTAGGGTGGAGATACCCGCATTTTGAGAGGCAGCGACAGCAAGGGGCGCACTCCTGGAGCCTGGCGACACGATAAAATGGCGTACGCCGTTCCGCGCCAGTTCTTCCACAAGAAGGGCCGCCCACAGATAGTTTAGGTTAGGCGCTTTCATGGATTTGATCTTTCATGATGATTCTGGTGAACTGCGACATTTTCGCTTCCAATTCT
Above is a window of Candidatus Hydrogenedentota bacterium DNA encoding:
- a CDS encoding 2-succinyl-5-enolpyruvyl-6-hydroxy-3-cyclohexene-1-carboxylate synthase — its product is MKAPNLNYLWAALLVEELARNGVRHFIVSPGSRSAPLAVAASQNAGISTLVHFDERGAAYCALGSSRAGHPAAVICTSGTAVANYWPAVAEASHSALPLVLLTADRPPELQDCGANQTMEQE